In Mercurialis annua linkage group LG5, ddMerAnnu1.2, whole genome shotgun sequence, a single genomic region encodes these proteins:
- the LOC126682694 gene encoding serine/threonine-protein kinase BRI1-like 2, whose amino-acid sequence MGKNNPLQHSNYLPILFFLILSSVSATADQNVGPSIKTDAASLLMFKKLIQKDPNQVLSGWKLGSNPCLWFGVSCSRGRVTQLDLTGNSLFGFISFSPLANLDLLSSLKLSDNSFVVNSTSLMNLPFSLQHLELSSAVLVGLVPENLFSRNSNLVYVDFSHNNLTGALPDNLVSSSDKLQVLDLSYNNFTGSISGFKIDQNSCNSLLQLDLSGNHLESFIPPSLSNCTNLKSLNLSANMFTGEIPRSFGELRNLQRFDLSRNHLTGLIPSEMGNSCGSLLEVKLSFNNISGAIPVSLSSCSWLQVLDLSNNKLTGSFPDSILKNLTSLEKLLLSYNLISGSFPSSISYCKNLKVVDLSSNRFSGIIPGDICPGAASLEELRMPDNNITGEIPAELSQCSKLKSLDFSINYLSGPIPAELGKLENLEQLIAWYNGLEGKIPSELGNCKNLKDLILNNNHLTGELPVELFSCSNLEWISLTSNEISGKVPLEFSLLSRLAVLQLGNNSLSGEIPTELGNCSSLVWLDLGSNRLTGEIPARLGRQLGGKALGGIPIPSGNTLVFVRNVGNSCQGVGGLLEFAGIRSERLLQFPTLKTCDFTRLYTGPVLSLFTQYQTLEYLDLSYNELRGKIPDEMGEMMALQVLVISNNQLSGEIPASLGQLRNLGVFDASHNRLQGEIPDSFSSLSFLVQIDLSYNELTGEIPQRGQLSTLPATQYAHNPGLCGVPLSDCHGRSGQGTTSPIAYRDDGRGRTAASSWTNSIVLGILISVASLCILIVWAIAMRIRHKEAVQVKMLNSLQASLAATTWKIDKEKEPLSINVATFQRQLRKLKFSQLIEATNGFSAESLIGSGGFGEVFKATLKDGSSVAIKKLIRLSCQGDREFMAEMETLGKIKHRNLVPLLGYCKIGEERLLVYEFMEYGSLEEMLHGRTKTRILTWEERKKIARGAAKGLCFLHHNCIPHIIHRDMKSSNVLLDNEMEARVSDFGMARLISALDTHLSVSTLAGTPGYVPPEYYQSFRCTAKGDVYSFGVVLLEILTGKRPTDKDDFGDTNLVGWVKMKVREGKQMEVIDQEMLSFTKGNDDLEGEAEEVKEMVKYLEISLQCVDDFPSKRLNMLQVVAMLRELMPGSGNGSSNSG is encoded by the coding sequence ATGGGGAAGAACAACCCACTGCAACATTCTAACTATCTTccaattcttttctttttaatattatcttcAGTTTCTGCCACAGCTGATCAAAATGTTGGTCCTTCAATTAAGACAGATGCTGCAAGTTTACTCATGTTCAAGAAATTGATTCAAAAAGATCCAAATCAAGTCCTGTCAGGATGGAAGCTTGGTAGTAATCCGTGTCTTTGGTTTGGAGTTTCGTGTTCTCGTGGACGAGTTACGCAGCTTGATCTTACGGGGAATAGTCTTTTCGGGTTTATTTCTTTTAGTCCTTTGGCTAATCTTGATTTGTTGTCTTCTTTGAAATTGTCTGATAATTCTTTTGTTGTAAATTCTACTTCTTTGATGAATCTCCCGTTTTCACTTCAGCATCTTGAATTGTCTTCTGCTGTTCTTGTCGGTTTGGTTCCTGAGAATTTGTTTTCCAGGAATTCTAATCTTGTTTATGTTGATTTTTCTCATAATAATTTGACAGGAGCTTTACCTGATAATTTGGTTTCCAGTTCTGATAAGTTGCAGgttcttgatctttcttataaTAATTTTACAGGATCGATTTCCGGATTTAAAATCGATCAGAACTCTTGTAATTCTTTGTTGCAACTTGATTTATCAGGGAATCATTTAGAATCTTTTATTCCTCCTTCACTTTCAAATTGTACAAATCTTAAGTCTTTGAATTTGTCAGCCAATATGTTTACAGGAGAAATTCCGAGATCTTTCGGTGAACTCAGAAATTTGCAGAGATTCGATCTTTCTCGTAATCATTTGACAGGATTGATTCCTTCTGAAATGGGGAATTCTTGTGGTTCACTTCTTGAGGTTAAGCTTTCATTTAACAACATTTCAGGAGCTATTCCTGTTTCTTTAAGTTCTTGTTCTTGGCTGCAAGTTCTTGATTTATCCAACAATAAATTAACAGGTTCTTTTCCTGATTCTATCTTGAAAAATCTTACTTCATTGGAGAAACTATTGTTGAGTTATAATCTGATTTCTGGATCATTTCCGAGTTCGATTTCCTACTGTAAGAATTTAAAAGTTGTGGATCTAAGTTCCAATAGATTTTCTGGTATAATCCCAGGAGATATATGTCCTGGGGCTGCTTCTCTTGAGGAGCTGAGGATGCCGGATAATAACATAACCGGAGAAATTCCCGCTGAGTTATCGCAATGTTCGAAGCTGAAATCGCTTGATTTTAGTATAAACTACCTTTCAGGTCCAATCCCGGCTGAGCTAGGAAAGCTTGAGAATCTTGAGCAGCTTATAGCTTGGTATAATGGCCTCGAGGGTAAAATTCCATCAGAATTGGGAAATTGCAAGAACCTGAAGGATCTTATTTTGAATAACAATCACCTTACTGGTGAACTTCCAGTTGAATTGTTCAGTTGCAGCAATCTTGAATGGATATCTCTGACAAGCAATGAGATTTCAGGAAAAGTTCCGCTTGAATTCAGCCTTTTGTCGAGATTAGCTGTTCTGCAGCTTGGGAACAACAGCTTGAGTGGAGAGATACCGACGGAGCTTGGAAACTGCAgcagtttggtttggttagaCTTGGGCAGCAATAGACTAACAGGCGAAATCCCGGCTCGACTTGGCAGGCAGCTCGGAGGAAAAGCATTGGGCGGAATACCAATTCCATCAGGAAATACTTTGGTGTTTGTGAGAAATGTTGGTAATTCCTGTCAAGGTGTTGGAGGGTTGCTGGAATTTGCAGGTATCAGATCAGAGAGATTGTTACAGTTTCCGACATTGAAGACCTGCGATTTCACAAGATTGTATACCGGACCGGTCCTGAGCCTTTTTACTCAATATCAGACATTGGAGTATCTGGATCTTTCATATAATGAGCTTCGAGGAAAGATTCCCGACGAAATGGGAGAAATGATGGCTTTACAAGTTCTTGTCATATCAAATAATCAACTATCCGGCGAAATTCCTGCATCACTCGGTCAACTCAGGAATTTGGGAGTGTTCGACGCGTCTCATAACAGATTACAGGGAGAAATCCCCGATTCGTTCTCGAGTTTATCGTTCTTGGTTCAAATTGATTTGTCTTATAATGAGTTAACAGGAGAAATCCCTCAGAGAGGCCAACTCAGTACACTTCCAGCAACCCAGTATGCACATAATCCTGGACTTTGCGGTGTTCCATTGTCGGACTGCCACGGCAGGAGCGGTCAAGGAACAACGAGTCCAATCGCTTACAGAGACGACGGAAGGGGAAGAACTGCAGCTTCATCATGGACTAATAGCATTGTTTTAGGGATTCTCATTTCTGTTGCTTCTCTATGCATTTTGATTGTATGGGCTATAGCAATGCGTATCAGGCATAAGGAAGCAGTACAGGTCAAAATGCTGAACAGCCTGCAGGCCTCTCTGGCCGCGACGACATGGAAAATCGACAAAGAGAAGGAGCCGTTGAGTATCAATGTAGCTACATTTCAACGACAGCTCCGAAAACTCAAATTCTCACAGCTAATCGAAGCTACAAACGGGTTCTCCGCAGAAAGCCTCATTGGTTCTGGCGGATTCGGAGAAGTATTCAAGGCTACGTTAAAAGATGGATCAAGCGTTGCAATCAAGAAGCTGATACGGTTAAGCTGCCAGGGAGACCGTGAATTCATGGCGGAAATGGAAACATTAGGAAAGATAAAGCATAGAAACCTAGTTCCGTTACTCGGATACTGCAAAATCGGCGAAGAAAGACTACTAGTGTACGAATTCATGGAATACGGAAGCCTCGAAGAAATGCTCCACGGAAGAACAAAAACCCGAATCCTGACATGGGAAGAACGGAAAAAGATCGCGAGAGGAGCCGCGAAAGGACTCTGTTTCCTACACCACAATTGCATACCACACATCATCCACAGAGACATGAAGTCCAGCAATGTTCTGTTAGACAACGAAATGGAAGCTCGAGTCTCCGATTTCGGAATGGCACGACTAATAAGTGCACTCGACACGCATCTCAGCGTAAGCACACTAGCCGGAACACCCGGTTATGTCCCGCCAGAGTATTACCAAAGCTTCAGGTGCACGGCAAAAGGCGATGTCTACTCATTCGGAGTAGTACTACTAGAAATCCTGACAGGAAAACGACCAACCGATAAGGACGATTTCGGGGACACAAATTTAGTCGGATGGGTTAAAATGAAAGTTAGAGAAGGGAAACAAATGGAAGTTATAGATCAAGAAATGCTATCTTTTACTAAAGGAAATGATGATCTTGAAGGTGAAGCTGAAGAAGTTAAAGAAATGGTTAAGTATTTGGAAATATCATTGCAATGTGTTGATGATTTTCCTTCAAAGAGGCTAAATATGTTACAAGTTGTGGCCATGTTGAGAGAGTTGATGCCTGGATCAGGAAATGGAAGCAGTAACAGTGGTTAA